From Gimesia panareensis, the proteins below share one genomic window:
- a CDS encoding efflux RND transporter permease subunit yields MRWLVETALKLRVAVIAASVLLIVGGLRMVPEMPLDVFPEFAPPYIEIQTEAPGLSAEEVENLITFPLENSLIGTPGLETIRSKSVLGLSSIRLLLTDKTDLYQTRQLVQERLAVETPRLPAVALSPVILQPLSSLSRMMKIGMWSDTLSQEEMSELAVWSVRPRLMAIPGVANVAIWGQRDRQLQVMVDVDRLRAHQVTLDSVLRSAGDAVVLDAGGFVDTPNQRMAVRQLSPVRGPEDLAKTVVSFNSGAPLRLGDVADVRIGSPPAIGDAIINDQKGLLLIVEKQPAANMLEVTRQVEETLELLKPGMQGVEIDSTIFRPATFIERSITNLTHALVIGCVLVVIILVTFLFDWRTAVISLTAIPLSLISAVLLIHWWGMTINTMVIAGLVIALGEVVDDAVIDVENIVRRLRLNQSLEQPRPAFRVVLEASLEVRSAIVYATAIIILVFLPIYFLEGLPGSFFRPLAVGYVLAILSSLLVAIIVTPSMSLLLLPRKNLKDHEPPLTRWLKIPYRRILPWFALRPGTAIGILTISFLGSFLVLENLGQELLPNFQETDFLMHFVEKPGTSIEAMDRITINASKDLRAIPGVRNFGSHIGRAQVADEVVGPNFTELWISIDEDVDYDKTLAEIQSVIDSYPGLYRDVLTYLRERVKEVLTGTSSSIVVRIYGPDLAELRTQAKEVAKVMEGVEGVNNLKVEPQVLVPQVDVRLKPDAAERFGLTPGQVRRAVTTLLRGTKVGEIFENQVKLDVTVWGTEKSRTDLAALSELRIDLPTGGQVPLKDVAEIGIAPAPNEVKRESGSRRIDVTCDAKGRDLGSVARDIEAAVTKMPFDRGYHPEFLGEYATLQASQNRLLMLGGIALLGIILILYIDFQSARLTGMVCLTIPFALIGGVIAVAISGGVLSLGSLVGFITVLGIAARNGIMLVSHYRHLQVEEGMPFGLELVVRGAEERLAPILMTVLTTSLALLPLVISGNKPGHEIEYPLAIVIMGGLVTSTVLNLFLLPPLYLLWGKHLITSSDLSSEPADSLPAQSQYPKTAT; encoded by the coding sequence ATGAGATGGCTCGTCGAAACGGCCTTAAAATTACGCGTCGCGGTCATCGCGGCCTCGGTGCTGCTGATCGTCGGAGGGCTGCGGATGGTTCCCGAAATGCCACTCGACGTCTTTCCCGAATTCGCGCCCCCCTACATTGAAATTCAGACCGAAGCACCAGGACTCTCCGCGGAAGAAGTCGAAAACCTGATCACCTTCCCCCTCGAAAATTCACTGATCGGCACCCCGGGTCTGGAAACGATCCGCTCCAAATCGGTGCTGGGCCTCTCCTCGATTCGCCTGCTGCTGACCGACAAAACCGATCTCTATCAGACGCGGCAACTGGTGCAGGAACGCCTCGCCGTCGAGACACCGCGGCTGCCCGCAGTCGCGCTTTCGCCCGTCATCCTGCAGCCCCTCTCCTCTCTGAGCCGCATGATGAAAATCGGCATGTGGTCTGACACTCTCTCCCAGGAAGAAATGTCCGAACTGGCGGTCTGGTCCGTGCGGCCCCGCCTGATGGCGATTCCCGGCGTCGCGAATGTGGCGATCTGGGGACAACGGGACCGGCAGCTGCAGGTCATGGTCGACGTCGACCGCCTGCGGGCCCATCAGGTCACGCTGGATTCGGTCCTCCGCTCGGCCGGCGATGCCGTCGTCCTCGATGCCGGGGGCTTCGTTGATACCCCCAATCAGCGGATGGCCGTCCGGCAGCTCTCTCCCGTACGAGGTCCCGAAGATCTGGCCAAAACCGTGGTCTCATTCAACTCCGGCGCTCCGTTGCGGCTGGGTGATGTAGCCGATGTCAGAATCGGTTCCCCCCCAGCCATCGGCGATGCCATCATCAACGATCAGAAGGGCCTGCTCCTGATCGTCGAAAAACAGCCCGCAGCCAACATGCTGGAAGTCACCCGCCAGGTGGAAGAGACACTGGAGCTGCTTAAACCCGGTATGCAGGGTGTTGAAATTGATTCGACCATCTTTCGCCCGGCCACTTTCATCGAACGTTCGATCACCAACCTGACGCACGCCCTGGTCATCGGCTGCGTGCTGGTGGTGATTATCCTCGTCACTTTTCTGTTCGACTGGCGGACCGCTGTCATCAGCCTGACGGCGATTCCCCTCTCCCTGATTTCCGCAGTCCTGCTGATCCACTGGTGGGGCATGACCATCAACACCATGGTCATCGCCGGCCTGGTCATCGCGCTGGGAGAAGTGGTCGACGATGCGGTCATCGATGTCGAAAATATTGTCCGCCGGCTCAGACTCAATCAGAGTCTGGAACAGCCCCGACCGGCGTTCCGTGTGGTCCTCGAAGCCTCACTGGAAGTCCGCAGCGCCATTGTGTATGCCACCGCGATCATCATCCTGGTCTTCCTGCCGATCTACTTTCTGGAAGGCTTACCCGGTTCCTTTTTCCGACCGCTGGCCGTCGGTTATGTCCTGGCGATTCTGTCTTCTCTGCTCGTCGCGATCATCGTCACCCCCTCGATGTCGCTGCTGCTCCTGCCCCGCAAGAATCTGAAAGATCATGAGCCGCCACTGACCCGCTGGCTGAAAATTCCCTATCGCCGGATCTTACCCTGGTTTGCCCTCCGTCCGGGGACAGCCATTGGAATCCTGACGATCTCCTTTCTCGGATCGTTTCTGGTCCTCGAAAACCTGGGACAGGAACTGCTGCCGAATTTTCAGGAGACCGACTTCCTGATGCACTTCGTCGAAAAGCCCGGCACTTCCATTGAGGCCATGGATCGCATCACGATTAATGCCAGTAAGGATCTGCGGGCCATTCCCGGCGTCCGTAACTTCGGCAGCCACATCGGCCGGGCACAGGTCGCCGATGAAGTCGTCGGCCCCAACTTCACCGAACTCTGGATCAGCATTGATGAAGATGTCGACTACGACAAAACCCTGGCAGAAATCCAGAGCGTCATCGACAGTTACCCCGGTCTCTACCGCGACGTCTTGACCTACCTGCGTGAGCGGGTTAAAGAGGTACTCACCGGCACCAGCTCCAGTATCGTTGTCCGCATCTATGGTCCCGATTTGGCAGAATTACGCACGCAGGCAAAAGAGGTTGCCAAGGTCATGGAAGGCGTAGAGGGGGTCAACAATCTCAAAGTGGAACCCCAGGTCCTGGTTCCCCAGGTCGACGTCCGCCTCAAACCGGATGCAGCCGAACGGTTCGGATTGACTCCCGGTCAGGTCCGCCGGGCTGTGACGACGCTGCTGCGTGGTACCAAAGTCGGCGAGATCTTCGAAAACCAGGTCAAGCTGGATGTCACGGTCTGGGGCACCGAGAAATCGCGCACGGACCTGGCCGCACTCAGCGAACTGCGGATCGATCTCCCCACCGGCGGGCAGGTTCCTCTGAAAGACGTGGCGGAAATCGGCATCGCGCCCGCACCGAACGAAGTCAAACGCGAAAGCGGTTCACGGCGGATCGACGTTACCTGCGATGCGAAAGGCCGCGACCTGGGCTCCGTCGCCCGCGACATTGAAGCCGCCGTCACCAAGATGCCCTTCGATCGCGGCTACCATCCGGAATTCCTGGGAGAGTATGCCACCCTGCAGGCATCACAAAACCGCCTGCTCATGCTGGGCGGCATTGCCCTGCTCGGAATCATTCTGATTCTGTATATCGACTTCCAGTCCGCACGACTGACGGGTATGGTCTGCCTGACCATTCCCTTCGCCCTGATTGGAGGCGTGATCGCAGTCGCCATTTCCGGCGGGGTTCTCTCACTGGGATCGCTGGTGGGCTTCATCACCGTACTCGGCATCGCGGCCCGAAACGGGATCATGCTGGTCAGCCACTATCGGCACCTGCAGGTCGAAGAAGGCATGCCTTTCGGACTGGAACTGGTTGTCCGTGGTGCCGAAGAACGTCTGGCCCCGATTCTGATGACCGTCCTCACCACCTCGCTGGCCCTGCTGCCGCTGGTCATCTCCGGCAACAAACCGGGACACGAAATCGAATACCCGCTGGCGATCGTCATTATGGGAGGGCTGGTCACCTCGACGGTCCTGAACCTGTTCCTGCTCCCCCCGCTGTACCTGTTGTGGGGCAAGCATCTGATCACTTCCTCCGATTTGAGTTCAGAGCCAGCAGATTCCCTGCCCGCACAATCGCAATATCCGAAAACCGCCACGTAG
- a CDS encoding sensor histidine kinase, giving the protein MKRLSIRWQLTLWYALALAVMLCAFSFLLCLLVWQQVLSRTDSGLREELREIGLEVALTDSATTFASQAAARFSQHDFYEFLVTDANGNMIFSSSSTVYDMVPKAADSPDGQFQTVTLEGLGPYRIASTRMDSAFGKLHVQVMTSLQPLYNDQASLQWVVALLLPIAVLLAIASGQFLAGRALRQVQQVVDETHAIDISNLDRRIPVSNPDDEIGQLTIALNSLIARLERAINEIRRFTADASHEIRTPLATLRLEAESALRSPRTPEEYQQTLAVVLEETTRLGKLSDQLLNLSRHDAGIIPCQQDPVQLDALLLDVIEQIKPLAEAGSLSLSVNINSHCEILGDDISLSQVFFNLLENAIKYTAAGGEVSVELSCQSDEALIEITDTGIGVAAESLPYLFDRFYQADPSRSSSGGGSGLGLSIARAAVLMHAGSIEIQSQPGEGTRVSVRLPVSSQADSSRSNTPDRLTV; this is encoded by the coding sequence ATGAAGCGACTTTCCATTCGCTGGCAATTGACTCTCTGGTATGCGCTCGCCCTGGCGGTCATGCTCTGCGCATTTTCCTTCTTGCTCTGCCTGCTGGTCTGGCAGCAGGTTCTCTCGCGTACGGACAGCGGCCTGCGCGAGGAACTCCGCGAAATCGGGCTGGAAGTCGCGCTGACAGACAGTGCCACCACCTTCGCCTCCCAGGCCGCAGCCCGGTTTTCCCAGCACGATTTCTATGAATTCCTCGTCACCGACGCGAATGGAAACATGATCTTTTCCAGTTCCTCAACGGTGTATGACATGGTTCCGAAAGCAGCTGATTCGCCCGACGGTCAGTTTCAGACCGTGACCCTGGAAGGACTCGGCCCCTACCGCATCGCCAGCACCCGCATGGACAGCGCCTTCGGAAAACTGCACGTCCAGGTCATGACCTCACTCCAGCCACTCTACAACGACCAGGCTTCACTGCAGTGGGTCGTCGCACTGCTGCTCCCGATCGCGGTCCTGCTGGCGATCGCCAGTGGTCAGTTCCTGGCAGGCCGGGCACTGCGACAGGTCCAGCAGGTTGTCGATGAGACCCATGCAATCGACATTTCCAATCTGGATCGTCGCATACCCGTTTCCAATCCCGATGACGAAATCGGCCAGCTGACAATTGCCCTCAACTCACTCATCGCCCGCCTGGAACGGGCGATCAACGAAATTCGACGCTTCACTGCCGATGCCTCTCACGAAATCCGCACCCCGCTGGCAACCCTGCGTCTGGAAGCCGAATCAGCCCTGCGGTCACCGCGGACCCCCGAAGAATATCAACAGACCCTCGCCGTCGTACTCGAAGAAACGACACGGCTGGGCAAGCTCTCAGATCAGCTGCTCAACCTGAGCCGACACGACGCCGGCATCATCCCCTGCCAGCAAGATCCGGTTCAACTGGATGCCCTCCTGCTGGATGTCATCGAACAGATCAAACCCCTGGCGGAAGCAGGTTCGCTCAGTCTGTCGGTGAATATCAATTCCCACTGCGAAATCCTCGGCGATGATATCAGCCTCAGCCAGGTCTTCTTCAATCTGCTGGAGAATGCCATCAAATACACTGCTGCAGGAGGCGAAGTCTCTGTGGAACTCAGTTGCCAGTCAGACGAGGCTTTGATTGAGATCACCGATACCGGCATCGGTGTTGCCGCGGAAAGCCTGCCATACCTTTTTGACCGGTTTTACCAGGCGGATCCATCGCGTTCCTCATCCGGGGGAGGCAGTGGTCTGGGACTTTCAATCGCCCGGGCTGCCGTCCTGATGCATGCAGGATCCATCGAAATCCAGAGTCAGCCCGGCGAGGGAACGCGGGTTTCAGTACGGTTACCCGTTTCCAGTCAGGCCGATTCCTCACGGAGTAATACCCCGGATCGTCTGACCGTCTGA
- a CDS encoding DUF1592 domain-containing protein yields the protein MRLYLNVVLLFCVSSMLWTGGLRAGDGSRVTRDLQVLYTFEAGKGDLIRDRSGVGQPLNLKIQSKSGIQWQSGVLSVQGSARIQSAEPATKIFKSLKRTNACTLEAWLKPANDRQQGPARILSLSDNPSRRNFTLGQDGRRYDVRLRTTSTSANGTPSVAARDRSVRSQLTHVAYTRDAAGRAQIYVNGKLENSQRIKGDFSRWTSSFPLCLANEATGDRPWLGELHLVAIYSRALSKEEVNQNYRAGSQGKPSEDQLRELAQAKQRKLFETKVAPLLAQNCLECHDAASRKGGLDLSHKATALKGGESGKVIEPGAAEKSLLWEQIVSGDMPPGNTPLKPAEKALLKEWLNGGAVWSVNMIDPAIYNGNSSAREIWVQRLTIPEYIETVKSTVGVDISKEAYELLPPDLRADGFSNTAYNLNVDLKHVQAYARLAELIVQRMDVMKFARRFSKSRSLNTDATMRKFIGAMGQWLFRGPLEDREITNFSGIATTVASAGGSYEEGVSLILEAMLQSPRFIYRIEAQRGDGSALSAGNFELASRLSYIIWGGPPDEELLKAAQAGKLTDREVCRKQVERMLKDPRARQRSAQFVSDWLNLDRLANMRPNEARFPEWDPQLGLDMRDETLAFFEEIAWKQNRPLSDLFNAQVTFATPRLARHYGLKPQGKGLQRYDLSGVPARGGLLTQGSILTIGGDDASMVTRGLFVLKDVLRGVIGAPPPGVDTTPVPSRPGVSQRMIAEQRMDNKACAGCHTRFEPLAFGLEKFDGIGAFHDIDEYKNRLRSDGEILVPGAAKPVKYSTPAELMDLLADSERVRETMTWKVTQFSLGRPLGPADASTVQKIHEASRKGGGTYPSLITAIVMSDLVQKVRTEAER from the coding sequence ATGCGCTTATATCTGAATGTTGTTTTACTATTCTGTGTCAGCTCGATGCTCTGGACCGGCGGCCTGCGTGCGGGCGACGGTTCGCGCGTCACCCGTGATCTGCAGGTCTTATACACGTTCGAAGCGGGGAAAGGCGATTTGATCCGTGACCGGTCGGGAGTGGGTCAGCCACTGAATCTGAAGATCCAAAGTAAATCCGGTATCCAGTGGCAGAGCGGGGTCTTAAGCGTGCAGGGATCGGCCCGGATCCAATCTGCAGAACCGGCGACAAAAATTTTCAAATCGCTCAAACGTACGAACGCCTGCACTCTGGAAGCCTGGTTGAAACCGGCCAATGATCGACAGCAGGGGCCGGCGCGGATTCTGTCGCTGTCCGATAATCCGAGCCGACGGAATTTTACACTGGGGCAGGACGGCAGACGCTATGATGTGCGGTTGCGGACGACGTCGACCAGTGCGAACGGGACTCCGTCGGTCGCTGCTCGCGATCGGAGTGTGAGGTCCCAGCTGACGCATGTCGCCTACACCCGCGACGCTGCGGGCAGAGCGCAGATTTATGTGAATGGAAAACTGGAGAACAGTCAGCGGATCAAGGGGGACTTTTCCCGCTGGACTTCCTCATTCCCTTTATGTCTGGCAAATGAGGCGACCGGCGATCGTCCCTGGCTGGGGGAACTGCATCTGGTCGCGATCTACAGCCGGGCGCTTTCGAAAGAGGAAGTGAACCAGAATTATCGTGCCGGTTCGCAAGGGAAACCCTCAGAGGACCAGTTGCGCGAACTGGCCCAGGCGAAACAGAGAAAACTGTTCGAGACGAAAGTCGCACCGCTGTTGGCGCAGAACTGTCTGGAATGTCATGACGCCGCCAGCCGGAAAGGGGGGCTGGACCTGTCGCACAAAGCGACCGCCCTCAAGGGAGGCGAGAGCGGGAAAGTGATTGAACCGGGTGCTGCGGAGAAGAGCCTGCTGTGGGAGCAGATCGTGTCGGGGGATATGCCGCCCGGAAATACGCCGCTCAAGCCGGCTGAAAAAGCGTTGCTCAAAGAGTGGCTGAACGGCGGCGCAGTCTGGTCGGTGAACATGATCGATCCTGCGATCTACAACGGGAACAGCAGCGCGCGGGAGATCTGGGTGCAGCGGCTGACGATTCCGGAATACATTGAAACGGTGAAAAGCACGGTCGGCGTGGATATCAGTAAAGAGGCCTACGAACTGCTGCCTCCCGATCTGCGGGCGGACGGCTTCAGCAATACGGCGTACAATCTGAACGTGGACCTCAAGCACGTGCAGGCGTATGCCCGGCTGGCGGAGTTAATCGTACAGCGGATGGATGTGATGAAGTTCGCGCGGCGGTTCTCGAAATCGCGGAGCCTGAATACAGACGCCACGATGCGGAAATTTATCGGTGCGATGGGACAGTGGCTGTTCCGTGGTCCCCTGGAAGATCGTGAAATTACAAATTTCAGCGGGATCGCGACGACCGTGGCCAGCGCGGGGGGGAGTTACGAAGAGGGGGTTTCGCTGATTCTGGAAGCGATGCTGCAGTCGCCCCGTTTTATCTACCGGATTGAAGCCCAGCGCGGCGATGGATCGGCGCTTTCGGCCGGCAATTTTGAGCTGGCTTCGCGGTTGAGTTATATTATCTGGGGCGGTCCTCCCGATGAGGAACTGCTCAAAGCGGCGCAGGCGGGGAAGTTGACTGATCGCGAAGTCTGTCGCAAGCAGGTCGAGCGGATGCTGAAAGATCCGCGGGCAAGGCAGCGATCGGCGCAGTTTGTTTCCGACTGGCTCAACCTGGATCGGCTCGCCAACATGCGACCGAATGAAGCGCGTTTTCCGGAATGGGACCCGCAACTGGGGCTGGATATGCGCGACGAGACGCTGGCTTTCTTCGAGGAGATCGCGTGGAAACAAAACCGGCCGCTGTCGGATCTGTTCAATGCCCAGGTGACCTTTGCGACGCCGCGACTGGCCCGGCATTATGGTTTGAAACCGCAGGGGAAGGGATTGCAGCGGTATGACCTGTCGGGAGTTCCCGCGCGGGGTGGCTTGCTGACGCAGGGGAGTATTCTCACGATCGGCGGGGATGATGCTTCGATGGTGACCCGCGGGCTGTTCGTGCTGAAAGATGTGTTACGCGGCGTGATCGGCGCGCCGCCGCCGGGCGTGGATACGACACCCGTCCCCTCGCGTCCGGGTGTGTCGCAGCGGATGATTGCCGAACAGCGGATGGACAATAAAGCCTGTGCGGGCTGTCATACGCGGTTTGAACCGCTGGCCTTCGGGCTGGAGAAGTTCGACGGCATCGGCGCATTTCACGACATCGATGAATATAAAAACCGACTGCGCAGCGATGGGGAGATCCTGGTTCCCGGAGCAGCGAAACCGGTGAAGTACAGCACGCCCGCGGAATTGATGGATCTGCTGGCCGACAGCGAGCGGGTGCGCGAGACGATGACCTGGAAGGTGACGCAGTTTTCGCTGGGACGCCCTTTGGGACCCGCGGATGCGTCGACGGTCCAAAAAATTCATGAAGCGTCCCGGAAGGGGGGCGGCACCTATCCGAGCCTGATCACCGCGATTGTGATGAGTGACCTGGTGCAGAAGGTGCGCACGGAGGCGGAGCGGTAA
- a CDS encoding response regulator transcription factor: protein MPQILVVEDQANLLRSIVRALNEAGYKAEPAETLQQASQQMTPVVDLVILDLMLPDGSGLTWLKSLRSTGDRTPVLILTARDSIEDRVAGLDMGADDYLVKPFALDELLARIRALLRREINPMEQRVTHQDLTVDLLARTVQRGSRSIDLQNRQLELLAYLISHANQVVSRDMIARDVWKEPTATWTNVIEVQINQLRKKIEDPDQPPLLHTVRGEGYLLGEQP from the coding sequence ATGCCTCAAATACTGGTTGTGGAAGATCAGGCCAATCTCTTAAGGAGCATTGTCCGTGCTTTGAACGAAGCGGGCTACAAGGCCGAACCGGCGGAAACTCTCCAGCAGGCTTCCCAACAGATGACACCCGTCGTGGATCTGGTCATCCTCGATCTCATGCTCCCCGACGGTTCCGGTCTAACCTGGCTCAAATCTTTAAGGAGCACGGGAGACCGCACCCCCGTCCTGATCCTGACCGCCCGCGATTCCATCGAGGACCGCGTCGCCGGCCTGGATATGGGAGCTGATGATTACCTGGTCAAACCGTTCGCCCTGGATGAACTGCTGGCACGCATTCGCGCCCTGCTCCGTCGTGAAATAAATCCGATGGAACAGCGCGTGACACATCAGGATCTGACCGTCGACCTCCTCGCCCGCACCGTTCAGCGCGGCAGCAGATCGATTGACCTGCAGAACCGCCAGTTGGAACTGCTTGCCTACCTGATCTCACATGCCAACCAGGTTGTCTCGCGCGACATGATCGCCCGCGATGTCTGGAAAGAACCCACCGCGACCTGGACCAACGTGATCGAAGTCCAGATCAATCAACTGCGGAAAAAAATTGAAGATCCCGACCAGCCCCCGCTCCTGCATACGGTCCGGGGGGAAGGCTACCTGTTAGGAGAACAGCCATGA
- a CDS encoding GntR family transcriptional regulator produces the protein MSQSRPEIQNSSSPVSLKEQAYGDLKRLILSGELAAGTVLSVRQLAGQLEMSRTPVHAAVERLEADGLVALAPQQGVVVCELSIQDIANHYEIRQALEPYLMRRLAGKLTAEQIELLRDNQARNRAAVKQNRIDDLVKIDAEFHQLVCRFFGNDEIIDVMQRLSDKVYHVIYRITQKYPQRATESYDEHEAILDALVAGYGALAAELVYDHLEDGLRRFRPAE, from the coding sequence ATGTCTCAGTCCCGTCCTGAAATTCAAAACAGTTCTTCCCCGGTTTCTCTCAAAGAACAGGCTTACGGGGATCTCAAACGACTGATTCTCTCCGGCGAGCTGGCAGCAGGGACGGTACTTTCCGTGCGACAGCTGGCCGGTCAACTGGAGATGAGCCGCACCCCGGTGCATGCCGCCGTTGAACGTCTCGAAGCTGATGGTCTGGTTGCACTTGCGCCGCAACAGGGAGTGGTGGTCTGCGAGCTGAGCATCCAGGATATTGCCAATCATTACGAGATCCGCCAGGCCCTGGAACCGTATCTGATGCGGCGGCTGGCGGGCAAACTCACTGCAGAACAGATCGAACTGCTGCGTGATAACCAGGCCCGGAATCGAGCGGCCGTCAAACAGAACCGCATTGACGACCTGGTCAAAATCGACGCCGAGTTTCATCAGCTGGTGTGCCGGTTCTTTGGTAACGACGAGATCATCGATGTGATGCAGCGGCTCAGCGACAAGGTCTACCACGTGATTTACCGGATCACTCAGAAATATCCCCAGCGGGCAACCGAATCGTATGACGAACATGAGGCGATTCTGGATGCACTTGTGGCAGGTTATGGAGCACTGGCTGCGGAGCTGGTGTATGATCATCTGGAAGATGGCTTACGGCGATTTCGACCAGCGGAATAA
- a CDS encoding efflux RND transporter periplasmic adaptor subunit, producing the protein MNLLKETPVFLIGCLLTGVIFLLWSPEQKAPSESHSAKSKHGHGSEHSQTSKTLSEADLNVITLSPTAVKRLGIETAPVEVREMPRTRAYGAEMVLPTGAAVIVSAPLAGTLRHPQGHPFPQVGQQVKQEETILELLPLLSPERAVLTPAERIRFAEAKAAVAQSQIDAEGQLQQAVVQQDAARIQLERAKRLLDNSVGTKRAVDDAEAKLKLAEEVLAAAKNRKKLVDHIQLDEAAGTLKPMPIRAPLSGIVRTTSVQPGQVIAAGAPLFEVMNGEKLWVKVPVYAGELDEIDATKPVRITLLDGHFTQQDVMGKPVSLPPTALPLSAAVDLYYEIDNQNHRYRPGQKVSVNVPLTGKTYVKSVPWSALIYDVYGGQWVYERLGEQTFARRRVEAGWVNQDRVALLRGPEAGTKIVTAGAAELMGTEFGFAK; encoded by the coding sequence ATGAATTTACTCAAAGAAACACCTGTTTTCCTGATAGGTTGCCTGCTGACCGGTGTCATCTTCCTGCTCTGGTCCCCCGAACAGAAAGCGCCTTCGGAATCCCATTCCGCCAAATCCAAACATGGACATGGCTCCGAGCACTCACAGACCAGTAAAACGCTCAGTGAGGCCGACCTGAACGTGATCACGCTCAGTCCCACCGCGGTCAAACGGCTGGGCATCGAAACCGCCCCCGTGGAAGTCCGTGAGATGCCCCGCACCCGGGCCTATGGAGCGGAAATGGTGCTCCCCACCGGTGCGGCAGTCATCGTCTCAGCGCCCCTCGCCGGGACGTTAAGGCATCCCCAGGGGCATCCGTTTCCACAAGTCGGCCAGCAGGTCAAACAGGAAGAAACCATTCTGGAACTGCTCCCCCTGCTCTCACCGGAACGCGCCGTCTTAACGCCGGCAGAACGCATCCGATTCGCAGAAGCAAAAGCAGCAGTCGCCCAGTCTCAGATCGACGCGGAAGGCCAGCTCCAGCAGGCCGTCGTCCAACAGGATGCCGCCCGGATCCAACTGGAACGGGCCAAGCGTCTGCTCGACAACAGCGTTGGCACGAAAAGAGCCGTGGATGACGCCGAAGCGAAACTCAAGCTCGCCGAAGAAGTCCTGGCGGCAGCGAAAAACCGAAAAAAACTGGTCGATCATATCCAGCTCGATGAAGCAGCGGGGACGTTAAAACCCATGCCGATTCGCGCTCCCCTGTCGGGCATCGTGCGCACGACCAGCGTCCAGCCGGGCCAGGTGATCGCCGCCGGAGCCCCCCTGTTCGAGGTGATGAACGGCGAAAAACTCTGGGTCAAAGTTCCCGTCTATGCCGGCGAACTGGATGAAATCGACGCCACGAAACCGGTCCGCATCACGCTGCTGGATGGTCACTTCACCCAGCAGGACGTGATGGGCAAACCGGTCTCCCTCCCCCCGACGGCGCTCCCCCTCTCGGCAGCGGTAGACCTCTACTATGAAATCGACAACCAGAACCATCGCTATCGCCCGGGACAGAAAGTATCAGTCAACGTCCCTTTAACAGGCAAAACGTATGTCAAATCGGTCCCCTGGTCGGCCCTGATCTACGACGTCTATGGCGGCCAATGGGTTTACGAACGACTGGGGGAACAGACTTTCGCCCGGCGGCGTGTCGAAGCCGGCTGGGTCAATCAGGATCGCGTCGCCCTCCTGCGGGGACCGGAAGCGGGCACAAAGATCGTCACGGCCGGCGCCGCGGAATTGATGGGAACCGAATTCGGCTTTGCGAAATAA